A stretch of DNA from Fibrobacter succinogenes:
ACCCGGCGACTCACGGTTGCTTGCGCTTCTTGGCGGCTATGGATGGTGAAACCATCGTCGCCTCTGTGGAAGAAATCGGCTACCTCCACCGCGGGTTCGAAAAGATGGTCGAACGCGGTACATGGCAGCAAGTTGTTCCGTACACGGACCGCTTGAACTACTGCTCTGCAATCATGAACAACATTGCGTTCTGCCGTGCAGTTGAAAATATGTTCGGTGTTGAAATCCCGGAACGTTCCAAGGTCCTCCGCGTGATCGTGAACGAACTTTCCCGTATCAACGACCACTTTGTGTGCGTTGCTGCTGCGTTCCAGGACTTGGGCGGTACGACTCCGTTCATGTACGCCTTCAACCCGCGTGAAGAAATCATGTGCATCTGGGAAAAGCTCACGGGTGCTCGCCTTACGAACAGCTTTGCTCGCATTGGCGGCCTTTCTCGCGATAGTTACGAAGGTTTTGAACAAGATGTTCTCGCTGCCCTCAATTCTACCGAAAAGGCTTTGAAGGATTTGCACGCTTGCTTAGACCGCAACCGCATCTTCCTCGATCGTACGGTGGGTATCGGCAAGATTTCTGCTGAAAAGGCTATCAGCTACGGCTGGACTGGCCCGTGCCTCCGCGCCTCTGGCGTTGCCGCAGACCTCCGCAAGGATGAACCGTATTACGATTATGAAACCTACGACTGGGAAGTCGTGGTCGGCACTCAGGGCGACTGCAACGACCGTTTGCAAGTTCGCTTGGCCGAAATTGAAGAATCTGTAAAGATTGTGCGCCAGGCTCTCAAACGCCTTGCTCCGGGCCCGGTCGATATCGTTGATCCGCGTATCCGCGTGCCATCTCACAAGCTCGCTTACCAGGACATGGAAGGCCTTATCGGTCGCTTCAAGAGCGTTTACGAAGGCATCCGCGTGCCGGAAGGCGAATACTACTGCGGTTCCGAATGTGCTAACGGTGAACTTGGTTTCACGATTATTTCTGACGGCTCTGGCCATCCGTACCGCATCAAGGTGCGTCCGCCTTGCCTTACGCAGTTTGCTGCATTCCATGAACTCGTCGAAGGCGGCCTCTTGGCTGACTCCATGGCCGTGCTTTCGGGTCTCAACATTATTGCTGGAGAACTTGACCGATGAGAGAACATATTACTGGTGCTGTCCAATTTGTTTCGAACAATCATTTGAAGTTCGACCGTCCGGCACAGCCGATCGACGCTCTCCCGGATCCGGGTCAGACGTTTGGTTATGTGAACAAGCCTGTGCCGCAGCCTCCTACGGCTGAAGTGCTTGCCAAGCTCAACACTCCCGAAATCAAGGAACGTTGCGCCGACCTCCTTAGCCGTTATCCGGTAGGTCAGGCCGCTCTCCTCGAAGTGCTCTGGCTTGTGCAGGGCGTGTTCGGTTGGGTTCCGCGCGAAGGTATCCGCTGGGCCGCAGGCGTTTGCGGTTGCGCTCCGGCTCATGCTCTTGGCGTTGCTACGTTCTACACGATGTACAACCACGCTCCGAAGGGCAAGTTCTTGTTGCAGTTCTGCCGTAACATCAGCTGCACCATCAAGGGCGCTCCGAGCCTTATCGCGTATGTGGAGCATGCTTTGAACATCAAGACCGGCGAAACGACTCCGGATGGTCTCTTCACGATTCTCCAGGTGGAATGCCTGGGTAGCTGCGGCAATGGCCCGATGATGCTCGTGAACGACGACTTTGCAACGGACGCCGATGGCGACGTGCTCACGATGAAGCCGGGCACAAAGCTTACGACCGACAGCATCGACCGCATTCTCAAGTGGTGCTATGCTCATGAAGACAACATCCCGAAGCACGATGTGCTTGGTGGAACGGTAAAGGGTCACTGCGGACATCCGGGCGCACCGGGTGCAATTGCAAAGCCGCAGGTGGCTGACTATGCACCTCCTTCTCCGGTTTTGAACGTCAAGGCCGAAGCGGACGAAACGGGCGCAACCCTTACTTGGAAGGGCGCTCCGGAATTCACGAAGCTTGTTGTTGAAAAGAAGAACGGTGCATCTTGGGTCGCTGTGGGCGAGCCGGGCGTTAAGGACAAGAGCTTTGTCGATGCTTCTGGCAAGGTCGGCGACGAATACCGTATGATTGCGACCTCCGGTGAACGTGTTGCTAAACCCTCGGCTGTTGCGGTTACGACGCAGAAGCCCGCACCGGAACAAAAGGCGGTTTAATTATGGCTGAATGTGTAAAAGTTTGTACGCAGAACTTTGGCAAGGGCGCCCAGGACATCGAAGTCTATAAGAAGTTGGGCGGCTACGCTAACATTTCGGAACGTTTGTTCAACATGAGCCAGTTCGAGCTCATCGATTACGTGCAACGTTCTAACCTCCGCGGTCGTGGTGGTGCAGGCTTCCCGACTGGCATGAAGTGGAGCTTTGTGCCGCGTGGTACGGGCAAGCCGGTTTACATTGTCGTAAACGCTGACGAAGGCGAAGGCGGTACGTTCAAGGACCACTTCCTCATGCTCGAAGATCCGCACCGCTTGATCGAAGGCCTTATCATTGCCGCTTGGGCTCTCGGTTCCCGCGCAGCCTACATTTACTGCCGTGGCGAATTCCTCCCGTGCATCGAAGCCTTGAACAAGGCTTTGAACCAGGCATACGCTGCCGGTTACCTCGGCGAAAACATTTGCGGCACGAAGTTCAGCTTTGATATCTTTGTGCATCGCGGTGCTGGCGCCTACATTTGCGGTGAAGAAACTGCTCTTATCAACTCTCTCGAAGGCCAGAAGGGTCAGCCGCGCCTGAAGCCGCCGTTCCCGGCTGTTTGCGGTGCTTGGAAGTCCCCGACCTGCGTGAACAACGTCGAAACGATCATGTCGCTTCCGTGGATTTTGCAGCACGATCCGAGCGAATACGCCAAGATGGGTACTCCGCGCGCCGGCGGTACGAAGGTGTTCTGCATTTCCGGTGACGTCAAAAATCCGGGCGTGTATGAAGCTCCTCTCGGCACTCCGATGATGACTATGATTAACGATTACGCCGGTGGCGTTGTTGGGGGTAAGCTCAAGGCTGTGCTTCCGGGCGGTTCCTCTTGCGCTCCCTTGACGGCAGAAGAAGCTGCTGTCGCCACGATGGACTATGAATGCCTCGCCTCGATGAAGACGATGTTTGGTTCTGGCGCTATGATCGTGATTAACGATACGCACAACATGGTTGACCTTTTGAATTGCCTCGGCAACTTCTACAGCCATGAATCTTGCGGCCAGTGCACGCCGTGCCGTGAAGGTACAGGCCTCTTGCACCGCATCTTGAACCAGATGGTGGCCGGTAATGGTCACGATGGCGATGTGGAACTCATGCAGAGCCTTTCTAGCGGATTTGGTGGCGTGACGATTTGCCCGCTCTCCATTTCTTTGGGTGGCCCGGTTTCGAGCTACACTGCAAAGTTCCGTGCGGACTTTGACGAATATATCGCTAAGAACCCCGAACACGCAAAACCGCGTATTCAAGAAACAAGTCGTCCTGGAATTTTCTGGTAATAATATGAGTAACTACTACAATATGCCGAAACTCCCGACCGAAGCAAGCCCGAAGGTGGAAATCTTCGTGGATGACAAGGCCGTGATGGTTCCTGGCGATACCAACCTCCTCGAAGCTTTGAAGGCTGTCGGGATTGAAACTCCTCACGTATGTTATCATCCGTATTTGCCGGTGTCGGGTAACTGCCGTCAGTGCCTGGTAGAGCAGGAAGGCCCGCGCGGTCGCATGCTCGTGATTTCGTGCTATACTCCTGTGACTCCGGGTATGAAGATTTATACTCCGGCATCAAGCGCCCGCGTGAAGAACGCCCGCAAGGCCACACAGGAATTCATGCTGGTGAACCACCCGCTCGATTGCCCGATTTGCGACAAAGCTGGTGAATGCACCTTGCAGGAAAACTACATGGAAGCAGGCCAGAACGAAGGCCGCCTCCGTCCGGAATACGGCAAGAACTACCACGGCAATCCGGAACATCAGTTCATTGATGCGAAGGGCCAGCTCCGTGGCGGTAAGCATGTGGACATCGGTCCGCGCATTTTGCTCGACGAAGAACGTTGCGTGCAGTGCGACCGTTGCGTACGCTTTATGCGTAGCATCGCCAAAGACGAACAGCTCCAGCTTGCTGGCCGTGCCGACCATACTTACATTACTACCTTCCCGGGCGAAAAGCTCGACCACGAATACGACCTCTGCGTTACGGACGTATGCCCGACGGGCGCCATGACGGCAAAGTACTTCCGCTTCCAGAAGCGCGTTTGGCTCCTTGCCCATACGCCGACGATTTCGATGGACGACTCCCTCGGTGCAAACATTTGGCTTGATCATGCCGATGGCCGCATCTACCGCGTGATGCCGCGTTGCAACCCGGAAGTGAACCGCAGCTGGCTCTCCAACACGAGCCGTCTCGCTTTCCAGCAGTTCGACAAGAACCGCTTGCCATCAATCGACGCTTCCGCTCTCCAGATTAGCGGAGGCAAGGTTGCCTTGGTGGCTGGTGGCTCCTGCACGAACGAAGACCTCGCTGCTCTCAAGATGCTCAAGGAAGCTCTCGGTGACCGCGCTGAACTCTTCGGTGGTTCCCTCCTCAAGGTGGGCGCTCCGGACGGTATCGCTAAGAGCGGTGACCCGGTGGCAAACCGCGCAGGCATGCAGCTCATGGGCTTTGCAGACGTTGCGGAACTCCTCAAACGCGCAGGCGAATTCAGCAACCTCATCACGGTGAACGCTGACCTCTACGGTGAAGACGCTGCTGCAGCCAAGGCTCTCGACAAGATTTCGAACCGCATTGCTCTTTCTGCTTTCGATGACGCTACCGCCAAGAAGGCCAAGATTGCTTTCGGTATCCGCCACTGGAGCGAAGTCCAGGGTACGATGGTCAACAGCCTCAACATCTTGCAGAAGCTCTCTGCGGCTCCGACTTGCCCGGACGAAACGCTTGCCCCGGCTTACGAAGTGATTTCTGCACTCGCCGGAAACAAGTTCAATTCGGCTTGCGAAGCTTTCAAGAAGGCTCGTGAATACGTGCCGGCTTTCGCCGACATTACCTATGATGCCATCAAGAGCACAGGAAAGCTCCTGGGAGGTAACGCATAATGGATATTATTGAATCCAAAACCTGGATTGAATGGGTCATCACGATTGCAAAATTCGGTTTCTGCTTCGTGCCGGTCCTTTACATCCTTCTTTTAATCCCGATGGAACGTCGTGGCGCTGGCTTTATGCAAGACCGTCAGGGCCCGAACCGCTCCTACATCAAGATCCCGTACTTTGGAAAGATCCGCTTGCTCGGTTACGTGCAGAACATGTGCGACGGTACGAAGCTCTTCTTCAAGGAAATGTTTGCGCCCGCTGGTGTGAACAAGCTCTTGTACTACGTGGCGCCTGCAATTCCGTTTGCCATCGTGTTCCTTTCCCCGTGCGTGATTCCTTGGTTCGGACCGATGATTTTCGATTGGGGTGGCGAAACGGTTAGCATTGCAGGTTCCATCATCGATTCCGATGTGGGCGTGCTCTTGCTGTTCGGCTTCTCCTCCATCTCGGCTTACGGTGCCATGCTCGCTGGTTGGGCTTCCAAGTCTAAGTACAGCTTCCTTGGCGCTCTCCGTACGAGTTCCATGACCATCAGCTACGAAGTCTGCCTCGGACTTTCGCTCATGGGCATTTTGCTCCTCGCCGGTTCCTTCAACCTCACGGACATTGTGCAGTGGCAGGAAAATCACGTGTGGGGTATCGTTGCTCAGCCGGTGGCTTTCTTCTGCTTCCTCATTGCAAGCATTGCTGAAACGGGCCGTGCTCCGTTCGACGTTGCCGAAGGTGAACCTGAACTCGTCGCCGGTTACCACACCGAATATGGCGCTATGCAGTTCGGTCTCTTCTACATGGGCGAATACTCGCACATCTGCATCAACAGCTTCCTCATTGCCACGCTGTTCCTTGGCGGTTATGCCGTTCCGTTCGTGACGACCGAAACATTGCAGGAACACATGGGCGGTTCTCTTGCTGTTCTCTGTGGCGTGCTCGCTTTCATCGCGCTTGCATTCCTCCACATGATTTACCGCTATTCCCGCAAGCTCAAGGCTACAAACCTTACGCATCGCTTCGAAGTCCTCAAGGAATACAAGCTCTACAAGATTGTAGCTTGGGTTGCAACTCTCGTATTTATTGCTCTCGGTGTTGCCGCTTGGTTGTTCTACAATCCTGAAAACTTCGTGGTCGATGGCATGGCTGTCGGTGGCCTTGCAACGGCTGTCGGTACGGCACTCATCCACTTGCTCGTCCTTGTGGCAAAGAGCCTCATCTTCTGCTGGGTCTGGATTTGGGTCCGCTGGACGCTCCCGCGCTTCCGCTATGACCACGTGATGCACCTCGGCTGGAAGATTATCTTGAATATCGCCCTCATCAACCTCGTGGTGACTGCGGTCATTGCAAAACTTTTAGGGGGTAACTAATGCGCGTTATTAAGCAAAAACCGATGACCGTCATCGAACGCCTTTACATTTTCGAGGCGATTCGCGGTCTGTGGACTACTCTTAAGCATGCGGCTCGCGGCTTGTTCCGTTACGAAACGCTTCCGACGATTTCTTACCCGGAAGGTCAGCCGGAAGTCCGCAATACCTACCGCGCCAAGCACCGCTTGATGCTTCGCCCGGATGGTACGCCTCGCTGCGTTGCCTGCGGCATGTGCGCTGCGGCTTGCCCTGCCCACTGCATTTTCATCGAAGCAACGCAGAGCGATGACCCGCGTATCGAAAAGCGTGTGATGCGTTTCGATATCGACCATTTGACTTGCGTGTTCTGCGGTCTTTGCGCAGAAGCTTGCCCGGTCGATGCTCTTCGCATGGATACAAAGCAAAT
This window harbors:
- a CDS encoding NADH-quinone oxidoreductase subunit I, producing the protein MRVIKQKPMTVIERLYIFEAIRGLWTTLKHAARGLFRYETLPTISYPEGQPEVRNTYRAKHRLMLRPDGTPRCVACGMCAAACPAHCIFIEATQSDDPRIEKRVMRFDIDHLTCVFCGLCAEACPVDALRMDTKQIIFEHRSREDFVAHLYDLTNWDPKDYPNDEQSQMAPGGTKNAEARKVWGMEVK
- a CDS encoding complex I subunit 1 family protein, which encodes MDIIESKTWIEWVITIAKFGFCFVPVLYILLLIPMERRGAGFMQDRQGPNRSYIKIPYFGKIRLLGYVQNMCDGTKLFFKEMFAPAGVNKLLYYVAPAIPFAIVFLSPCVIPWFGPMIFDWGGETVSIAGSIIDSDVGVLLLFGFSSISAYGAMLAGWASKSKYSFLGALRTSSMTISYEVCLGLSLMGILLLAGSFNLTDIVQWQENHVWGIVAQPVAFFCFLIASIAETGRAPFDVAEGEPELVAGYHTEYGAMQFGLFYMGEYSHICINSFLIATLFLGGYAVPFVTTETLQEHMGGSLAVLCGVLAFIALAFLHMIYRYSRKLKATNLTHRFEVLKEYKLYKIVAWVATLVFIALGVAAWLFYNPENFVVDGMAVGGLATAVGTALIHLLVLVAKSLIFCWVWIWVRWTLPRFRYDHVMHLGWKIILNIALINLVVTAVIAKLLGGN
- a CDS encoding NADH-quinone oxidoreductase subunit D gives rise to the protein MIVLDPNGEKLNLMPLNVGPSHPATHGCLRFLAAMDGETIVASVEEIGYLHRGFEKMVERGTWQQVVPYTDRLNYCSAIMNNIAFCRAVENMFGVEIPERSKVLRVIVNELSRINDHFVCVAAAFQDLGGTTPFMYAFNPREEIMCIWEKLTGARLTNSFARIGGLSRDSYEGFEQDVLAALNSTEKALKDLHACLDRNRIFLDRTVGIGKISAEKAISYGWTGPCLRASGVAADLRKDEPYYDYETYDWEVVVGTQGDCNDRLQVRLAEIEESVKIVRQALKRLAPGPVDIVDPRIRVPSHKLAYQDMEGLIGRFKSVYEGIRVPEGEYYCGSECANGELGFTIISDGSGHPYRIKVRPPCLTQFAAFHELVEGGLLADSMAVLSGLNIIAGELDR
- the nuoF gene encoding NADH-quinone oxidoreductase subunit NuoF, giving the protein MAECVKVCTQNFGKGAQDIEVYKKLGGYANISERLFNMSQFELIDYVQRSNLRGRGGAGFPTGMKWSFVPRGTGKPVYIVVNADEGEGGTFKDHFLMLEDPHRLIEGLIIAAWALGSRAAYIYCRGEFLPCIEALNKALNQAYAAGYLGENICGTKFSFDIFVHRGAGAYICGEETALINSLEGQKGQPRLKPPFPAVCGAWKSPTCVNNVETIMSLPWILQHDPSEYAKMGTPRAGGTKVFCISGDVKNPGVYEAPLGTPMMTMINDYAGGVVGGKLKAVLPGGSSCAPLTAEEAAVATMDYECLASMKTMFGSGAMIVINDTHNMVDLLNCLGNFYSHESCGQCTPCREGTGLLHRILNQMVAGNGHDGDVELMQSLSSGFGGVTICPLSISLGGPVSSYTAKFRADFDEYIAKNPEHAKPRIQETSRPGIFW
- a CDS encoding NAD(P)H-dependent oxidoreductase subunit E, translated to MREHITGAVQFVSNNHLKFDRPAQPIDALPDPGQTFGYVNKPVPQPPTAEVLAKLNTPEIKERCADLLSRYPVGQAALLEVLWLVQGVFGWVPREGIRWAAGVCGCAPAHALGVATFYTMYNHAPKGKFLLQFCRNISCTIKGAPSLIAYVEHALNIKTGETTPDGLFTILQVECLGSCGNGPMMLVNDDFATDADGDVLTMKPGTKLTTDSIDRILKWCYAHEDNIPKHDVLGGTVKGHCGHPGAPGAIAKPQVADYAPPSPVLNVKAEADETGATLTWKGAPEFTKLVVEKKNGASWVAVGEPGVKDKSFVDASGKVGDEYRMIATSGERVAKPSAVAVTTQKPAPEQKAV
- a CDS encoding 2Fe-2S iron-sulfur cluster-binding protein; this translates as MSNYYNMPKLPTEASPKVEIFVDDKAVMVPGDTNLLEALKAVGIETPHVCYHPYLPVSGNCRQCLVEQEGPRGRMLVISCYTPVTPGMKIYTPASSARVKNARKATQEFMLVNHPLDCPICDKAGECTLQENYMEAGQNEGRLRPEYGKNYHGNPEHQFIDAKGQLRGGKHVDIGPRILLDEERCVQCDRCVRFMRSIAKDEQLQLAGRADHTYITTFPGEKLDHEYDLCVTDVCPTGAMTAKYFRFQKRVWLLAHTPTISMDDSLGANIWLDHADGRIYRVMPRCNPEVNRSWLSNTSRLAFQQFDKNRLPSIDASALQISGGKVALVAGGSCTNEDLAALKMLKEALGDRAELFGGSLLKVGAPDGIAKSGDPVANRAGMQLMGFADVAELLKRAGEFSNLITVNADLYGEDAAAAKALDKISNRIALSAFDDATAKKAKIAFGIRHWSEVQGTMVNSLNILQKLSAAPTCPDETLAPAYEVISALAGNKFNSACEAFKKAREYVPAFADITYDAIKSTGKLLGGNA